Part of the Spirochaetota bacterium genome is shown below.
ACGGTAAGGATTTTGGAAGGTTTTCCACATATATGAATACAAAATTATGCAATATATACTTTACGCAGAAGTTTGCACAGATAATTGAGCACAGTGGCGTGACAATCAATGCGGTTCATCCTGGAGTTATTAGGACAAATTTAGGCGATAGCTCCGGAATAACAGGCTTACTGTTGCGATTGTTAAAGCTTGCTTTAGCAAAACCTGAGTATGGTGCACAGGCGCCAGTGTGGCTTGCTGTAAGCCCAGACATTGAAAACATCAATGGGAAATTTTTCGATAGGTTTACTCAGAAACCATATGCAAAAAATGCCGTAGACACTTCAGTGCGCGATAAACTCTGGAATTTAAGCTTACAGCTGGCATCGCTGAAGTTTAAATAAAGAGTATTGTGTCTGTCAAGGGACATTGTATTCAGTTTTTAGAAGCCCCCTTATTTTTGAAATATAAGACTTTTTCAATCTGTGCTACTGTATTCCCGGATTTGTCTTTCCACTCAATTGTGTATGTTCGTTCAATTGATTGTTTATGTTGCAATTCACGCTGTATACTGTCAAATTCTTCATCAGGAATTTTTATTTTTGCTATAAGGGATGAACGTGCAGGCTTTAGGAAACGAATGTTGGAAGATTTGTCCCACAATATGTATTTGTCTCTAAATTTTCGTAAAAACAACGTAAAATGCACACCATCAACTGCACTGTAGATATGTCCGCCATATATGGTGCCAACAAAATTTTTTGTAGTCCATTTATATGGCAATTT
Proteins encoded:
- a CDS encoding DUF4442 domain-containing protein → MQASVKSLLLQLFFNSIPFYRRTGGRVIYISPDENEAHIKLPYKWTTKNFVGTIYGGHIYSAVDGVHFTLFLRKFRDKYILWDKSSNIRFLKPARSSLIAKIKIPDEEFDSIQRELQHKQSIERTYTIEWKDKSGNTVAQIEKVLYFKNKGASKN